Genomic segment of Pochonia chlamydosporia 170 chromosome 1, whole genome shotgun sequence:
GATGGCAACGAAAGGGTCACATGGCCACGCCGTATAAGTGGTTTTCCCAATTAAAAGATTGGGCATATTTCCGAAAGTGGCTGCGGTTTCAGACTCACCACGTAATCACTCTTGTTGTGCCATTGCCTTCACCTGATCCCAATCTGGCGTTGTGGCTGgtcttggtggtgtcgaGCGCCATTCATTGAGGAGAGCCTCCACTTGTTACTCAATGACCACCATTTGCGATGGCTGCAAAATGTGTCATGAAGCCACAGACCGCCTCTCATGCCATTTTCATGCAATGACACAAAGACAATAACCGCGACGGCGATACAGTGAGAGTCAGTTGTTGCACTTGGTTGGTGCGTGTTTGGCCATCCTCAAGGTCGGCTCAAATAGCCTCAAGATTTCCAAGTGTCTACTTCGCTCTTAGATTGTACGGTAACGGAACTTACATGTATTATACCTAAGACCCTTTAATGAAGGCCATTTTGGCCCAAGATGATGCGGTTCATTCTTGGCATTCTGTGTTAATGTCCCTATAAGCCTGGCATACCAACCCTTCAATTACAAGTCATCGTCGAGACACAGTAGCTTCCATACCTGCATTGCAGACAAAACTCGCCCACTTCATCACACTCGGGCGATATCCGATAAAAAACTGTACTCATATCGGAAACACTGTGTTGATACTGGGTCGTCCCAGCTGCAATAATGCTCTCTTTCCACAACATTTGCTACCGTTTAGCCATCCACATTAGGCGGCAACATCAGGTCGATGTTGCGGGGAGATGGGAACTAGACGCTAACCCCGAATGTACAGGTCGATGGAGAAATTGTGGTCACTTCTCATTATTGCAATGCAAAAGCCGAAACCCGACAGCCACATTGAACTAGGTTTGGAAGGCCGTGTGAGAAACGGCTACGCTTTCACGGTTTGAGTAGTGCATTGACCTTTTATGAGCAGCTCTTGATCGTGGGGATATAGGAATCAATGTTTAGGGGTTAATGTACGAAAGTGAACGATATTATTAAATAATGATGTGAGTGTGGCATTTGATCGTCATTCTTGTAAGGTAATTCACCTCAACCTCCATTCTCCGGGCATCGCTCTCAAACTCCCAAAGAAAGTGCCGGTATCCTCTTACAGCTTCCTGATTCTGATGCCGCAAGTTCATGTTGTCAATTTCGTTTAATTCGTATAGGTCTTTATTGTTTACCACAACCCGCATCAATGGAGCGAAATTCTCAACACGACGCATACGGTTTTCTTAGCATTATACTTTACGCTGCTGGGGCGGCCGTTGTTGCCAGACTCCTCATCTTATCCATAAAGATACCTTCCGAAGTCTCATGGCGTGCATTTTTTCGAAATAGGCGACTAGAAGTCAAACCGACCGAGTACTCAAATGTCtttccaccatcacaaagAAAACGTCTCTCGTGTGAATCGAGTAAAGACTCCGCAGTTGCCACCTTGATTGACCTGTCACGACATCCCGAATTACTTCTCAGGCTTGAGGAGGACTATCGCACCGCTTCGGCAACCCGATTCCTGTTTAGTGGCTTTTGTGTTGGAGACATTCGAGCCCTGGGGAATTTTCCCAACTATGCCGAATTGTGCGAAGTACCGCTTCCGATCGCCATAGAAGACTTCAATATTACGACTGCCAAGGCAAGGCCATACCGACCATTGCGATGGCCGTATCATCAAACTATGGGTAAGATATACACGCACCTCAAATATGGGCACCGCTGTTGACCTGGCATGCTACATCTCTAGCAATCCAAAGGTTAGAGCCAGACTACTGGATCGAGCTGGAGTCTACATACGAGGAACAGATTCAGGAGCGCAAATCAATTATAAAGAAGCATGGACTAGATGTCATGCAGGCTCTTCCCGGCTCGGAACTGGCCTGCAAGGAGCTCATGGAAATGGTCATACAATTTTTATGTGCCAGATATCCGAAGCAATTCATTTTGAAGGGCAACACACTCATAAACAATATTCGAGGCACCGAATATGATGTCTACGGCAATCCCCCTCTCCAGATTTTAGCAGAGAACGTTCCCGaagactttgccatcatgatCCGAGACCCCAAGACAGGGACATATAAGTTCCGTGCTGGCATCATATGTGCATCAACCGGCTGGAACCTGGGAGGGAAAATAGGGAAGGGGTTGGCTGAAATCCACAGCCCAGTGCCTGACTATAGGAGCAAGATGCAGCTCAGCATGGATAGGTAGGTTGCGGGGGATTCGTGGAAAACTATCAAAGCCGATCTGGTGAATCTGCTAACCAGTTCCAAGATTTTTCACCAAGTTTCCCGCATCTAAGCCGGTGCAGAGAGGTGCTTGGGgctttgaagttggagagcATTTGTATACACCACCTCGTCATGCCGATCTACAAGCTTTAGAAGTCCAGGATCCACAGCTCCAACCGGATGACCTGAGATTCCGTGTAGACTGGCAGACGTTGCGCCGATTACCTCTATCCGGAGCAATCGTATTCAACTTTAAGGCATTCTTCACACCAGTGACGGAGCTTTTAGACGAGCCGTATATACCTTCGCTGTGCCTCAAGGTGCTGCAGGAGAGTAAGGCGAACTTGAGAGAGTACAAACAAGTGCACCACACTGAACACGTTCTTGTACCCGTGCTGCAGCAATACGAGAAGTATCAACTAGAAAAGGGTTTAATACAACCTAACTGGGAAACTCGGACCCTTGAAGAGAGTCCTTTTTTCCGTGGGTGGCAAGATAGGCATAATTGTTGTGGGAAGGGCACCATGACTTgatgattgttgatgaaaaACGCTGTAATTGTCTGGTTTTACAACGAATAGTACATAGTTGGCGGCTGAAATATTAGAGATTCATCAGGTAACATTTCTCGCCTGCATCGGACATTATTGGTTATGTACATTACTCAAAATACAATAAACGCCTCCATTGAAGAGAGATTTGCTCTAGCAAAGTCCATCCAATTTACTGTGTGTTCCGAGGTCGAAGTCA
This window contains:
- a CDS encoding alpha-1,2-mannosyltransferase (similar to Metarhizium robertsii ARSEF 23 XP_007825736.2), translated to MERNSQHDAYGFLSIILYAAGAAVVARLLILSIKIPSEVSWRAFFRNRRLEVKPTEYSNVFPPSQRKRLSCESSKDSAVATLIDLSRHPELLLRLEEDYRTASATRFLFSGFCVGDIRALGNFPNYAELCEVPLPIAIEDFNITTAKARPYRPLRWPYHQTMAIQRLEPDYWIELESTYEEQIQERKSIIKKHGLDVMQALPGSELACKELMEMVIQFLCARYPKQFILKGNTLINNIRGTEYDVYGNPPLQILAENVPEDFAIMIRDPKTGTYKFRAGIICASTGWNLGGKIGKGLAEIHSPVPDYRSKMQLSMDRFFTKFPASKPVQRGAWGFEVGEHLYTPPRHADLQALEVQDPQLQPDDLRFRVDWQTLRRLPLSGAIVFNFKAFFTPVTELLDEPYIPSLCLKVLQESKANLREYKQVHHTEHVLVPVLQQYEKYQLEKGLIQPNWETRTLEESPFFRGWQDRHNCCGKGTMT